Proteins encoded by one window of Drosophila melanogaster chromosome X:
- the zyd gene encoding zydeco, isoform G: protein MKYINCTQPAIDDFPRDLFSEAQRQSGAVVLHVIASLYLFVALAVVCDEYFVPAVEKICAALNMSNDVAGATFMAAATSAPELFVNVIGTFITEGDIGVGTIVGSAVFNILAVAACCGIGAGMTIPLDWWPLTRDSIAYGVTVAILICVMHDERVEWYEALILVSLYAVYLAVMYFDKTFQKCAKELVENRICQNMANIQLNGGLNKEQAKATSTSGAGTTAISITTSTMTTTLSTTHSAGGGGGAVGLCSGPGAIVQMAPLDDAEAESHVAVAAADEGRKEEGYSLLSYPKDKSCFAQFTWLIIWPIHLLFRIAIPDCKKAKNNKIFPLTFIMCIVWIGSLSYVVAWMITIIGDTLKIPDSVMGITFLAAGTSVPEAVSSVIVAKRGHGSMGICNSIGSNTFDILLCLGVPWLIKAVFFPIQPGQNYVAINSAGLEYSAITLLSTLFLLYLTFSTNKFKLDKKVGTACLVMYLVFMVFASLIELNVFFRVNLPTCGRS, encoded by the exons ATGAAAT ATATAAATTGCACTCAGCCCGCCATCGATGACTTCCCCCGAGACCTATTCTCGGAGGCGCAAAGACAGTCTGGTGCTGTTGTACTTCATGTTATAGCcagtttatatttatttgtagcCTTAGCCGTAGTGTGTGATGAGTACTTTGTGCCAGCAGTTGAGAAAATATGTGCAG CACTCAACATGTCCAATGATGTGGCGGGTGCCACTTTCATGGCCGCGGCCACCTCCGCCCCAGAATTATTTGTCAACGTGATAGGAACCTTTATCACGGAGGGCGACATCGGAGTGGGCACGATTGTCGGATCGGCGGTATTTAACATCCTGGCAGTGGCCGCGTGCTGCGGAATCGGAGCTGGCATG aCAATACCCTTGGACTGGTGGCCACTGACGCGGGACAGCATCGCATACGGAGTTACAGTGGCCATTCTCATTTGTGTTATGCACGACGAGCGCGTCGAGTGGTATGAGGCCCTCATCCTGGTCTCCCTGTATGCCGTCTATCTTGCGGTCATGTATTTCGACAAAACTTTCCAAAAGTGCGCCAAAG AGCTTGTGGAAAACCGCATTTGCCAGAACATGGCGAACATACAGCTAAACGGAGGACTTAACAAAGAGCAGGCCAAGGCCACAAGCACATCCGGAGCCGGTACCACCGCGATTTCGATAACCACCTCGACCATGACCACAACTTTGAGCACCACCCATAGTgccggaggaggaggtggagcagTTGGTCTTTGTTCGGGACCAGGGGCCATTGTGCAGATGGCACCACTAGACGATGCCGAGGCAGAATCTCACGTGGCCGTAGCAGCCGCTGACGAGGGCCGTAAGGAGGAGGGATACTCTCTGCTCTCATACCCGAAGGATAAGAGCTGCTTTGCCCAGTTTACCTGGCTCATCATTTGGCCGATCCATCTGCTATTTCGCATTGCCATTCCTGACTGCAAGAAGGCCAAAAACAATAAGATTTTCCCACTGACCTTTATCATGTGCATAGTTTGGATCGGATCGCTTTCCTATGTAGTAGCGTGGATGATAACGATAATCG GAGACACACTAAAGATTCCTGACTCGGTGATGGGGATTACGTTCCTGGCAGCTGGTACCAGTGTCCCTGAAGCGGTGTCTAGTGTTATTGTGGCGAAGCGCG GTCACGGATCAATGGGAATCTGTAACTCTATTGGGTCAAACACTTTCGACATCCTGCTGTGCCTGGGGGTTCCCTGGCTGATCAAAGCAGTATTTTTCCCGATCCAACCGGGCCAAAACTACGTGGCCATAAACTCCGCCGGATTGGAGTACTCGGCGATCACTTTGTTGTCGACACTGTTCCTGCTTTACCTGACCTTCTCCACAAACAAGTTTAAGCTGGACAAGAAGGTGGGCACTGCCTGTCTGGTGATGTATCTGGTCTTCATGGTTTTCGCCTCCCTCATCGAACTCAATGTGTTCTTCCGCGTCAACCTGCCCACCTGCGGTCGATCATGA
- the zyd gene encoding zydeco, isoform D codes for MSNDVAGATFMAAATSAPELFVNVIGTFITEGDIGVGTIVGSAVFNILAVAACCGIGAGMTIPLDWWPLTRDSIAYGVTVAILICVMHDERVEWYEALILVSLYAVYLAVMYFDKTFQKCAKGGVKQARSRSRSSNCSIHTKNSNEKEPELVENRICQNMANIQLNGGLNKEQAKATSTSGAGTTAISITTSTMTTTLSTTHSAGGGGGAVGLCSGPGAIVQMAPLDDAEAESHVAVAAADEGRKEEGYSLLSYPKDKSCFAQFTWLIIWPIHLLFRIAIPDCKKAKNNKIFPLTFIMCIVWIGSLSYVVAWMITIIGDTLKIPDSVMGITFLAAGTSVPEAVSSVIVAKRGHGSMGICNSIGSNTFDILLCLGVPWLIKAVFFPIQPGQNYVAINSAGLEYSAITLLSTLFLLYLTFSTNKFKLDKKVGTACLVMYLVFMVFASLIELNVFFRVNLPTCGRS; via the exons ATGTCCAATGATGTGGCGGGTGCCACTTTCATGGCCGCGGCCACCTCCGCCCCAGAATTATTTGTCAACGTGATAGGAACCTTTATCACGGAGGGCGACATCGGAGTGGGCACGATTGTCGGATCGGCGGTATTTAACATCCTGGCAGTGGCCGCGTGCTGCGGAATCGGAGCTGGCATG aCAATACCCTTGGACTGGTGGCCACTGACGCGGGACAGCATCGCATACGGAGTTACAGTGGCCATTCTCATTTGTGTTATGCACGACGAGCGCGTCGAGTGGTATGAGGCCCTCATCCTGGTCTCCCTGTATGCCGTCTATCTTGCGGTCATGTATTTCGACAAAACTTTCCAAAAGTGCGCCAAAG GTGGCGTTAAGCAGGCTCGTTCTCGCAGCCGGTCCTCCAACTGCAGCATACATACAAAGAACAGCAATGAGAAGGAACCAG AGCTTGTGGAAAACCGCATTTGCCAGAACATGGCGAACATACAGCTAAACGGAGGACTTAACAAAGAGCAGGCCAAGGCCACAAGCACATCCGGAGCCGGTACCACCGCGATTTCGATAACCACCTCGACCATGACCACAACTTTGAGCACCACCCATAGTgccggaggaggaggtggagcagTTGGTCTTTGTTCGGGACCAGGGGCCATTGTGCAGATGGCACCACTAGACGATGCCGAGGCAGAATCTCACGTGGCCGTAGCAGCCGCTGACGAGGGCCGTAAGGAGGAGGGATACTCTCTGCTCTCATACCCGAAGGATAAGAGCTGCTTTGCCCAGTTTACCTGGCTCATCATTTGGCCGATCCATCTGCTATTTCGCATTGCCATTCCTGACTGCAAGAAGGCCAAAAACAATAAGATTTTCCCACTGACCTTTATCATGTGCATAGTTTGGATCGGATCGCTTTCCTATGTAGTAGCGTGGATGATAACGATAATCG GAGACACACTAAAGATTCCTGACTCGGTGATGGGGATTACGTTCCTGGCAGCTGGTACCAGTGTCCCTGAAGCGGTGTCTAGTGTTATTGTGGCGAAGCGCG GTCACGGATCAATGGGAATCTGTAACTCTATTGGGTCAAACACTTTCGACATCCTGCTGTGCCTGGGGGTTCCCTGGCTGATCAAAGCAGTATTTTTCCCGATCCAACCGGGCCAAAACTACGTGGCCATAAACTCCGCCGGATTGGAGTACTCGGCGATCACTTTGTTGTCGACACTGTTCCTGCTTTACCTGACCTTCTCCACAAACAAGTTTAAGCTGGACAAGAAGGTGGGCACTGCCTGTCTGGTGATGTATCTGGTCTTCATGGTTTTCGCCTCCCTCATCGAACTCAATGTGTTCTTCCGCGTCAACCTGCCCACCTGCGGTCGATCATGA
- the zyd gene encoding zydeco, isoform A — MKYINCTQPAIDDFPRDLFSEAQRQSGAVVLHVIASLYLFVALAVVCDEYFVPAVEKICAALNMSNDVAGATFMAAATSAPELFVNVIGTFITEGDIGVGTIVGSAVFNILAVAACCGIGAGMTIPLDWWPLTRDSIAYGVTVAILICVMHDERVEWYEALILVSLYAVYLAVMYFDKTFQKCAKGGVKQARSRSRSSNCSIHTKNSNEKEPELVENRICQNMANIQLNGGLNKEQAKATSTSGAGTTAISITTSTMTTTLSTTHSAGGGGGAVGLCSGPGAIVQMAPLDDAEAESHVAVAAADEGRKEEGYSLLSYPKDKSCFAQFTWLIIWPIHLLFRIAIPDCKKAKNNKIFPLTFIMCIVWIGSLSYVVAWMITIIGDTLKIPDSVMGITFLAAGTSVPEAVSSVIVAKRGHGSMGICNSIGSNTFDILLCLGVPWLIKAVFFPIQPGQNYVAINSAGLEYSAITLLSTLFLLYLTFSTNKFKLDKKVGTACLVMYLVFMVFASLIELNVFFRVNLPTCGRS, encoded by the exons ATGAAAT ATATAAATTGCACTCAGCCCGCCATCGATGACTTCCCCCGAGACCTATTCTCGGAGGCGCAAAGACAGTCTGGTGCTGTTGTACTTCATGTTATAGCcagtttatatttatttgtagcCTTAGCCGTAGTGTGTGATGAGTACTTTGTGCCAGCAGTTGAGAAAATATGTGCAG CACTCAACATGTCCAATGATGTGGCGGGTGCCACTTTCATGGCCGCGGCCACCTCCGCCCCAGAATTATTTGTCAACGTGATAGGAACCTTTATCACGGAGGGCGACATCGGAGTGGGCACGATTGTCGGATCGGCGGTATTTAACATCCTGGCAGTGGCCGCGTGCTGCGGAATCGGAGCTGGCATG aCAATACCCTTGGACTGGTGGCCACTGACGCGGGACAGCATCGCATACGGAGTTACAGTGGCCATTCTCATTTGTGTTATGCACGACGAGCGCGTCGAGTGGTATGAGGCCCTCATCCTGGTCTCCCTGTATGCCGTCTATCTTGCGGTCATGTATTTCGACAAAACTTTCCAAAAGTGCGCCAAAG GTGGCGTTAAGCAGGCTCGTTCTCGCAGCCGGTCCTCCAACTGCAGCATACATACAAAGAACAGCAATGAGAAGGAACCAG AGCTTGTGGAAAACCGCATTTGCCAGAACATGGCGAACATACAGCTAAACGGAGGACTTAACAAAGAGCAGGCCAAGGCCACAAGCACATCCGGAGCCGGTACCACCGCGATTTCGATAACCACCTCGACCATGACCACAACTTTGAGCACCACCCATAGTgccggaggaggaggtggagcagTTGGTCTTTGTTCGGGACCAGGGGCCATTGTGCAGATGGCACCACTAGACGATGCCGAGGCAGAATCTCACGTGGCCGTAGCAGCCGCTGACGAGGGCCGTAAGGAGGAGGGATACTCTCTGCTCTCATACCCGAAGGATAAGAGCTGCTTTGCCCAGTTTACCTGGCTCATCATTTGGCCGATCCATCTGCTATTTCGCATTGCCATTCCTGACTGCAAGAAGGCCAAAAACAATAAGATTTTCCCACTGACCTTTATCATGTGCATAGTTTGGATCGGATCGCTTTCCTATGTAGTAGCGTGGATGATAACGATAATCG GAGACACACTAAAGATTCCTGACTCGGTGATGGGGATTACGTTCCTGGCAGCTGGTACCAGTGTCCCTGAAGCGGTGTCTAGTGTTATTGTGGCGAAGCGCG GTCACGGATCAATGGGAATCTGTAACTCTATTGGGTCAAACACTTTCGACATCCTGCTGTGCCTGGGGGTTCCCTGGCTGATCAAAGCAGTATTTTTCCCGATCCAACCGGGCCAAAACTACGTGGCCATAAACTCCGCCGGATTGGAGTACTCGGCGATCACTTTGTTGTCGACACTGTTCCTGCTTTACCTGACCTTCTCCACAAACAAGTTTAAGCTGGACAAGAAGGTGGGCACTGCCTGTCTGGTGATGTATCTGGTCTTCATGGTTTTCGCCTCCCTCATCGAACTCAATGTGTTCTTCCGCGTCAACCTGCCCACCTGCGGTCGATCATGA
- the zyd gene encoding zydeco, isoform E: protein MEDYWGLSSTTDINCTQPAIDDFPRDLFSEAQRQSGAVVLHVIASLYLFVALAVVCDEYFVPAVEKICAALNMSNDVAGATFMAAATSAPELFVNVIGTFITEGDIGVGTIVGSAVFNILAVAACCGIGAGMTIPLDWWPLTRDSIAYGVTVAILICVMHDERVEWYEALILVSLYAVYLAVMYFDKTFQKCAKGGVKQARSRSRSSNCSIHTKNSNEKEPELVENRICQNMANIQLNGGLNKEQAKATSTSGAGTTAISITTSTMTTTLSTTHSAGGGGGAVGLCSGPGAIVQMAPLDDAEAESHVAVAAADEGRKEEGYSLLSYPKDKSCFAQFTWLIIWPIHLLFRIAIPDCKKAKNNKIFPLTFIMCIVWIGSLSYVVAWMITIIGDTLKIPDSVMGITFLAAGTSVPEAVSSVIVAKRGHGSMGICNSIGSNTFDILLCLGVPWLIKAVFFPIQPGQNYVAINSAGLEYSAITLLSTLFLLYLTFSTNKFKLDKKVGTACLVMYLVFMVFASLIELNVFFRVNLPTCGRS, encoded by the exons ATATAAATTGCACTCAGCCCGCCATCGATGACTTCCCCCGAGACCTATTCTCGGAGGCGCAAAGACAGTCTGGTGCTGTTGTACTTCATGTTATAGCcagtttatatttatttgtagcCTTAGCCGTAGTGTGTGATGAGTACTTTGTGCCAGCAGTTGAGAAAATATGTGCAG CACTCAACATGTCCAATGATGTGGCGGGTGCCACTTTCATGGCCGCGGCCACCTCCGCCCCAGAATTATTTGTCAACGTGATAGGAACCTTTATCACGGAGGGCGACATCGGAGTGGGCACGATTGTCGGATCGGCGGTATTTAACATCCTGGCAGTGGCCGCGTGCTGCGGAATCGGAGCTGGCATG aCAATACCCTTGGACTGGTGGCCACTGACGCGGGACAGCATCGCATACGGAGTTACAGTGGCCATTCTCATTTGTGTTATGCACGACGAGCGCGTCGAGTGGTATGAGGCCCTCATCCTGGTCTCCCTGTATGCCGTCTATCTTGCGGTCATGTATTTCGACAAAACTTTCCAAAAGTGCGCCAAAG GTGGCGTTAAGCAGGCTCGTTCTCGCAGCCGGTCCTCCAACTGCAGCATACATACAAAGAACAGCAATGAGAAGGAACCAG AGCTTGTGGAAAACCGCATTTGCCAGAACATGGCGAACATACAGCTAAACGGAGGACTTAACAAAGAGCAGGCCAAGGCCACAAGCACATCCGGAGCCGGTACCACCGCGATTTCGATAACCACCTCGACCATGACCACAACTTTGAGCACCACCCATAGTgccggaggaggaggtggagcagTTGGTCTTTGTTCGGGACCAGGGGCCATTGTGCAGATGGCACCACTAGACGATGCCGAGGCAGAATCTCACGTGGCCGTAGCAGCCGCTGACGAGGGCCGTAAGGAGGAGGGATACTCTCTGCTCTCATACCCGAAGGATAAGAGCTGCTTTGCCCAGTTTACCTGGCTCATCATTTGGCCGATCCATCTGCTATTTCGCATTGCCATTCCTGACTGCAAGAAGGCCAAAAACAATAAGATTTTCCCACTGACCTTTATCATGTGCATAGTTTGGATCGGATCGCTTTCCTATGTAGTAGCGTGGATGATAACGATAATCG GAGACACACTAAAGATTCCTGACTCGGTGATGGGGATTACGTTCCTGGCAGCTGGTACCAGTGTCCCTGAAGCGGTGTCTAGTGTTATTGTGGCGAAGCGCG GTCACGGATCAATGGGAATCTGTAACTCTATTGGGTCAAACACTTTCGACATCCTGCTGTGCCTGGGGGTTCCCTGGCTGATCAAAGCAGTATTTTTCCCGATCCAACCGGGCCAAAACTACGTGGCCATAAACTCCGCCGGATTGGAGTACTCGGCGATCACTTTGTTGTCGACACTGTTCCTGCTTTACCTGACCTTCTCCACAAACAAGTTTAAGCTGGACAAGAAGGTGGGCACTGCCTGTCTGGTGATGTATCTGGTCTTCATGGTTTTCGCCTCCCTCATCGAACTCAATGTGTTCTTCCGCGTCAACCTGCCCACCTGCGGTCGATCATGA
- the CG12061 gene encoding uncharacterized protein, isoform F codes for MFFDWSSTDFKPNGNALRMTYDVAGATFLAASTSAPELFVNFVGTFVTNGDIGLGTIVGSSVFNILVIAGVCGIFTQPTKLDWWPVTRDTAWYLIAIASLTYVLWDSLVMWYEAFALLLLYISYVIQLSFDRRIQNLVRHEHAESELLDEDPMTREEEPLKGFRDHVCAKPKTEYNFYQWTWWAIKYPAELMLACTVPSARSIFFLSMISAILWISLISYLLTWFLTILGYNLNIPDAIMGLTVLAAGTSVPEVASSYIVSKKGYGSMAICNAIGSNTFDILVCLGLPWLLKILIYQQKIDIDSTALTITTAMLVVTAAVLYLGLLARRFVMGKTVGYLSIIFYALFLIIACTLEILLNKEKMCDIQD; via the exons ATGTTCTTCGACTGGAGCTCAACTGACTTTAAGCCCAACGGTAATG CCCTACGCATGACCTATGATGTGGCGGGAGCCACTTTTCTAGCGGCTTCCACATCGGCACCGGAACTGTTTGTAAACTTTGTGGGAACCTTCGTCACTAATGGCGACATCGGACTTGGCACTATCGTGGGATCTTCCGTGTTCAATATCCTGGTAATTGCAGGAGTTTGCGGCATATTTACTCAACCG ACCAAACTGGATTGGTGGCCGGTGACCAGAGACACAGCGTGGTACCTCATAGCTATAGCGTCGCTCACATATGTGTTGTGGGATTCGTTGGTTATGTGGTATGAGGCTTTTGCCCTTTTACTACTATACATTTCTTATGTCATTCAATTGTCCTTTGACCGTAGGATCCAAAATTTGGTTCGAC ATGAACACGCGGAGTCGGAGCTGTTGGACGAAGATCCGATGACCCGCGAAGAAGAGCCGCTGAAGGGATTTCGCGACCACGTGTGTGCGAAACCGAAAACGGAATACAATTTTTACCAGTGGACCTGGTGGGCCATCAAATATCCGGCAGAATTGATGCTTGCCTGCACTGTTCCCAGTGCTAGATCCATCTTCTTCCTTTCAATGATTTCGGCCATCCTTTGGATTTCCTTGATATCCTATCTTCTTACGTGGTTTCTCACAATATTGGGGTACAACCTCAACATTCCAGACGCGATCATGGGCCTTACTGTACTGGCCGCCGGCACTAGTGTTCCAGAAGTCGCGTCCTCGTATATTGTGTCCAAAAAAG gATATGGGTCAATGGCCATCTGCAATGCCATTGGGTCGAACACATTCGACATTTTAGTATGCCTTGGTCTACCCTGGCTTCTGAAAATTCTTATTTACCAGCAAAAGATCGATATCGACTCCACAGCCCTTACCATCACCACGGCCATGCTAGTAGTAACTGCCGCCGTTCTTTATTTGGGTCTTCTGGCAAGGAGGTTTGTGATGGGCAAGACCGTCGGATATCTAAGCATAATCTTCTATGCGCTTTTTCTGATTATCGCCTGTACACTAGAGATATTATtgaacaaagaaaaaatgtgCGACATCCAGGATTAA
- the CG12061 gene encoding uncharacterized protein, isoform D — MFFDWSSTDFKPNGNEWEYYPFAYRHDMRYDIDARNCTLPAIVEFPNLMRQKSWIAIVVSTLVSMYLFVILAIVCDDYLVPAMERLCYTLRMTYDVAGATFLAASTSAPELFVNFVGTFVTNGDIGLGTIVGSSVFNILVIAGVCGIFTQPTKLDWWPVTRDTAWYLIAIASLTYVLWDSLVMWYEAFALLLLYISYVIQLSFDRRIQNLVRHEHAESELLDEDPMTREEEPLKGFRDHVCAKPKTEYNFYQWTWWAIKYPAELMLACTVPSARSIFFLSMISAILWISLISYLLTWFLTILGYNLNIPDAIMGLTVLAAGTSVPEVASSYIVSKKGYGSMAICNAIGSNTFDILVCLGLPWLLKILIYQQKIDIDSTALTITTAMLVVTAAVLYLGLLARRFVMGKTVGYLSIIFYALFLIIACTLEILLNKEKMCDIQD; from the exons ATGTTCTTCGACTGGAGCTCAACTGACTTTAAGCCCAACGGTAATG AATGGGAGTATTACCCGTTTGCATATAGACATGATATGCGCTATGATATCGATGCCCGTAACTGTACTCTGCCGGCCATCGTGGAGTTCCCTAACCTTATGCGACAAAAAAGTTGGATAGCAATCGTAGTATCAACTTTGGTCAGCATGTACCTTTTTGTCATCCTAGCGATTGTGTGTGACGATTATCTAGTGCCAGCCATGGAGCGCCTTTGCTACA CCCTACGCATGACCTATGATGTGGCGGGAGCCACTTTTCTAGCGGCTTCCACATCGGCACCGGAACTGTTTGTAAACTTTGTGGGAACCTTCGTCACTAATGGCGACATCGGACTTGGCACTATCGTGGGATCTTCCGTGTTCAATATCCTGGTAATTGCAGGAGTTTGCGGCATATTTACTCAACCG ACCAAACTGGATTGGTGGCCGGTGACCAGAGACACAGCGTGGTACCTCATAGCTATAGCGTCGCTCACATATGTGTTGTGGGATTCGTTGGTTATGTGGTATGAGGCTTTTGCCCTTTTACTACTATACATTTCTTATGTCATTCAATTGTCCTTTGACCGTAGGATCCAAAATTTGGTTCGAC ATGAACACGCGGAGTCGGAGCTGTTGGACGAAGATCCGATGACCCGCGAAGAAGAGCCGCTGAAGGGATTTCGCGACCACGTGTGTGCGAAACCGAAAACGGAATACAATTTTTACCAGTGGACCTGGTGGGCCATCAAATATCCGGCAGAATTGATGCTTGCCTGCACTGTTCCCAGTGCTAGATCCATCTTCTTCCTTTCAATGATTTCGGCCATCCTTTGGATTTCCTTGATATCCTATCTTCTTACGTGGTTTCTCACAATATTGGGGTACAACCTCAACATTCCAGACGCGATCATGGGCCTTACTGTACTGGCCGCCGGCACTAGTGTTCCAGAAGTCGCGTCCTCGTATATTGTGTCCAAAAAAG gATATGGGTCAATGGCCATCTGCAATGCCATTGGGTCGAACACATTCGACATTTTAGTATGCCTTGGTCTACCCTGGCTTCTGAAAATTCTTATTTACCAGCAAAAGATCGATATCGACTCCACAGCCCTTACCATCACCACGGCCATGCTAGTAGTAACTGCCGCCGTTCTTTATTTGGGTCTTCTGGCAAGGAGGTTTGTGATGGGCAAGACCGTCGGATATCTAAGCATAATCTTCTATGCGCTTTTTCTGATTATCGCCTGTACACTAGAGATATTATtgaacaaagaaaaaatgtgCGACATCCAGGATTAA
- the zyd gene encoding zydeco, isoform F yields the protein MMRIRNMKSSISHILLFCYINCTQPAIDDFPRDLFSEAQRQSGAVVLHVIASLYLFVALAVVCDEYFVPAVEKICAALNMSNDVAGATFMAAATSAPELFVNVIGTFITEGDIGVGTIVGSAVFNILAVAACCGIGAGMTIPLDWWPLTRDSIAYGVTVAILICVMHDERVEWYEALILVSLYAVYLAVMYFDKTFQKCAKGGVKQARSRSRSSNCSIHTKNSNEKEPELVENRICQNMANIQLNGGLNKEQAKATSTSGAGTTAISITTSTMTTTLSTTHSAGGGGGAVGLCSGPGAIVQMAPLDDAEAESHVAVAAADEGRKEEGYSLLSYPKDKSCFAQFTWLIIWPIHLLFRIAIPDCKKAKNNKIFPLTFIMCIVWIGSLSYVVAWMITIIGDTLKIPDSVMGITFLAAGTSVPEAVSSVIVAKRGHGSMGICNSIGSNTFDILLCLGVPWLIKAVFFPIQPGQNYVAINSAGLEYSAITLLSTLFLLYLTFSTNKFKLDKKVGTACLVMYLVFMVFASLIELNVFFRVNLPTCGRS from the exons ATATAAATTGCACTCAGCCCGCCATCGATGACTTCCCCCGAGACCTATTCTCGGAGGCGCAAAGACAGTCTGGTGCTGTTGTACTTCATGTTATAGCcagtttatatttatttgtagcCTTAGCCGTAGTGTGTGATGAGTACTTTGTGCCAGCAGTTGAGAAAATATGTGCAG CACTCAACATGTCCAATGATGTGGCGGGTGCCACTTTCATGGCCGCGGCCACCTCCGCCCCAGAATTATTTGTCAACGTGATAGGAACCTTTATCACGGAGGGCGACATCGGAGTGGGCACGATTGTCGGATCGGCGGTATTTAACATCCTGGCAGTGGCCGCGTGCTGCGGAATCGGAGCTGGCATG aCAATACCCTTGGACTGGTGGCCACTGACGCGGGACAGCATCGCATACGGAGTTACAGTGGCCATTCTCATTTGTGTTATGCACGACGAGCGCGTCGAGTGGTATGAGGCCCTCATCCTGGTCTCCCTGTATGCCGTCTATCTTGCGGTCATGTATTTCGACAAAACTTTCCAAAAGTGCGCCAAAG GTGGCGTTAAGCAGGCTCGTTCTCGCAGCCGGTCCTCCAACTGCAGCATACATACAAAGAACAGCAATGAGAAGGAACCAG AGCTTGTGGAAAACCGCATTTGCCAGAACATGGCGAACATACAGCTAAACGGAGGACTTAACAAAGAGCAGGCCAAGGCCACAAGCACATCCGGAGCCGGTACCACCGCGATTTCGATAACCACCTCGACCATGACCACAACTTTGAGCACCACCCATAGTgccggaggaggaggtggagcagTTGGTCTTTGTTCGGGACCAGGGGCCATTGTGCAGATGGCACCACTAGACGATGCCGAGGCAGAATCTCACGTGGCCGTAGCAGCCGCTGACGAGGGCCGTAAGGAGGAGGGATACTCTCTGCTCTCATACCCGAAGGATAAGAGCTGCTTTGCCCAGTTTACCTGGCTCATCATTTGGCCGATCCATCTGCTATTTCGCATTGCCATTCCTGACTGCAAGAAGGCCAAAAACAATAAGATTTTCCCACTGACCTTTATCATGTGCATAGTTTGGATCGGATCGCTTTCCTATGTAGTAGCGTGGATGATAACGATAATCG GAGACACACTAAAGATTCCTGACTCGGTGATGGGGATTACGTTCCTGGCAGCTGGTACCAGTGTCCCTGAAGCGGTGTCTAGTGTTATTGTGGCGAAGCGCG GTCACGGATCAATGGGAATCTGTAACTCTATTGGGTCAAACACTTTCGACATCCTGCTGTGCCTGGGGGTTCCCTGGCTGATCAAAGCAGTATTTTTCCCGATCCAACCGGGCCAAAACTACGTGGCCATAAACTCCGCCGGATTGGAGTACTCGGCGATCACTTTGTTGTCGACACTGTTCCTGCTTTACCTGACCTTCTCCACAAACAAGTTTAAGCTGGACAAGAAGGTGGGCACTGCCTGTCTGGTGATGTATCTGGTCTTCATGGTTTTCGCCTCCCTCATCGAACTCAATGTGTTCTTCCGCGTCAACCTGCCCACCTGCGGTCGATCATGA